The Anopheles merus strain MAF chromosome 2L, AmerM5.1, whole genome shotgun sequence genome has a segment encoding these proteins:
- the LOC121594527 gene encoding protein encore isoform X2 has product MSTVAVAAQQHTTESRTHSLANLAEQQQQSTIGSAISAENGHSPAMPCAPCPSSQAAGVRSVDSPESPVPSGCDGGGGADTGSSNSNSSSSSSSSSGNAMANGQTDTSAPSGGGGGADGQQQQQQQPQQMQQQQGDCSQQQQDQPPISGPRPASGGRQQRIAGGKGKHLTRSHAMRESTSPPRTPTPRSPSDTHTSSSSSSNPISGGGGGGGSTGGTNNTTTASTTTTTTNAVAVSSSSTSGSNTNSNTGTLCNGPQSQPERGNGALASASTMMSDTDSLAKHNSSGPGGGGGGGGGSSGNGSPNIVLFAGGEEQRSTSGKSQLDLDFPKLTPPKTSFNPNAGSNGSNQHHPKSNGSVKNNGSGKANGAAAVCETDKSTATSTGPTKQQSATPTVVSTAGSPTQPGGSSIDTPDGGGAGRGGGMPAGPTNPSNHNHLVSGEQAMGGEPTTVSSDRQQHSPATSPANSSSNYCDSDGRHGSYQHQQQREVNFSSSQDGAATDGPINIQFSHETETRYIQCDSPTDGLMRSGGGVAGTGPTTTPPSGGKKRSGASGKGGNKAARLKNLSGGSSSSVDGGGGGLGGGMASFMSRDSLCDPFTDQSGVNLLQFFKETLNKNFKDRNMLMKIEKELLSLAMDRSRSQMKFPPMSSYNRMLIHRVAAYFGMEHNVDATQQCVIAEVTPATRIPDIRFKNLISDSFSEEPRKSILKRDTHSFDEYHRFGGGGGGDGGGGGGGGGGGRGGGSGLLHCPDRGMLDRKAKSFEERDEEYDKSKRRLFKNREHDSESDQWQWISTDGVAGGGGGGPTLIDVHAVRHQQKLQNNRLLKVQSVSIEGRSDERPCVSKSHSFGGYGGSSQNASLLRGDSITSTKSAGARLFTKQDSNASTNTPWRLSPSSSGYKTQSIRSDSVTPSPTGYGSGDHTPEPCVPSPSATCGVMWAVTDMASVPKGSVLIDPQTFQPIVNQDGSLYHFDPSNLPPTATGGGPWPAAGGAKVSKRKFEKQKSFNSKNNINSSSSLESSIDGPVLGKSVDCGLQTVIPADNGPGAVTTIMTMTASPPTTIAEEVVNELGCYDAGGGGGTGGGGLKLLSVKDNPDMDENSSLCEEISQTTNELGALKLQKHQATSPMLQASELQPIDMNEIQYGTNPSDSGSLVHTANTTTLLDEDRSLIDEVAETTGDEPDDLGDTLEALGKTDPTGHNNNNNNNNNPALGAAVQLLHVHDPVSSSSTLDAADDDDDEDDDEDRSETPTDGGQEEVDKKNDMVKVANVVQTVVPLTSYASASATPNGGGSAGVSAYTVTYDGGGSGHPGTTVYATGTPGLSTTTYQTAPDGAIYAVPSSLVYTYPTAMDPAEMSGGYFVPVYDPQQQQREASLCSTPGASIYSAPAGAASTVLHPIAYTQSAAAAAAYTGAPLYQNPVMYSSDQFPAAQAAAAAAAAGQLSQYPISYPIGIGYPFNGATYQNYWNQPITYYVPQTPVPSTVGGASILMPPPMPQTPGTGGIITTTATVPTTTPGTSGAPMAGKRNTTPPQNGGHGQSQGGATHSASVTPVPISPFATNIPVPLPDTTSAAATGAPMYAAFPQPLYPNMLPFASPMATHPHPAAAPAGTLVPTAASFHPHPVPAGAPQHHPSAHHTAAGASGPHADSSTSSGGLHHPAAHYHHHHQQQHQQGQQGGSGHYSSTNGPSNGGGSGGGGGNSSSSSSSSNSSHSGGNHSNNSATNAPTPQSTPSTPLSLPLSMPPHHGGVPAGATPKGMPLFPTPPIMPNVAGGGGYTGHHHYASSDDRKPGNGGGYKPRGQAAVAAAAGSNGGPTGGSYFNYNASANGRQMTPNSTGGGGNYQPQGGMKGGYAQNNTGNNNQNQNGPLILGPPPSGKLNRHDGSGQPNAVPPANGNSSNNNKPPLIPTLPSMVVPGATAPNAASLAGDKARLNRSSKPPNLDLKRSYNSNSYGGVNSRNTPSTNSNESNGSPNSITSSSVHEHGASQSHHPMVPHHAHHHVGGHGAAGNHPATPTSHHHAGSHPVVSAGGGQQQPAQQHGALHHHHHPGHPAGPHGQHHPHHGGGGGQSMAHGVPQQAQHGGPGGGGGATHYYHAGAGQSMAQAGGGGQVGHSGQSSYYAGNGPSHRGGSVGSNGGGNGATGSGSGGNGGGHGAGHPHAMPAAAVMHNSAVAAAAAAAAAVEPYHQQLIPINAATGMSYVKIGQAYYPSLTLPQSRRSPPNEIRPIAGVYPTMNMVMPASRQFTPRPQHSSSYSNAKVNKSLR; this is encoded by the exons ATGAGTACAGTGGCCGTTGCTGCCCAGCAGCATACCACTGAAAGCCGCACGCACAGCCTCGCCAACCtagccgagcagcagcaacagtccaCCATTGGTAGCGCGATTTCGGCAGAAAACGGACACTCTCCCGCTATGCCATGTGCGCCCTGCCCGAGCAGCCAAGCAGCAGGCGTGCGGTCGGTAGATTCACCGGAATCGCCAGTTCCTTCAGGCTGTGACGGCGGGGGTGGAGCGGACactggcagcagcaacagcaacagcagtagtagtagcagtagtagtagtggaaACGCCATGGCAAACGGCCAAACAGACACAAGCGCTCCATCGGGGGGCGGAGGAGGAGCTGatggacagcagcagcagcagcagcagccacagcagatgcagcaacagcaaggcGACTgctcacagcagcagcaggatcaACCACCCATTTCCGGCCCCCGCCCTGCATCCGGCGGTCGACAGCAACGG ATTGCTGGTGGAAAAGGCAAGCATTTAACCCGCAGTCACGCGATGCGTGAGTCAACCTCGCCGCCCCGAACACCGACGCCGCGATCACCATCCGATacgcacaccagcagcagcagcagcagcaatccaatcagcggtggcggcggcggcggcggcagtacGGGTGGTACGAACAACACGACCACTGCCAGCActaccaccacaaccaccaacGCGGTTGCGgtcagtagcagcagtaccagcggcagcaacaccaacagcaacactGGCACCctctgcaatggtccccagaGTCAGCCCGAGCGAGGAAACGGCGCGTTAGCATCGGCATCCACCATGATGAGCGACACCGATTCGCTCGCCAAACACAACAGCTCCGGACCGggtggaggtggaggaggaggagggggcaGTAGTGGCAACGGCTCGCCGAACATTGTCCTGTTTGCCGGCGGGGAGGAGCAGCGCAGCACCAGTGGCAAAAGTCAGCTGGACCTAGACTTCCCGAAGCTGACACCGCCAAAGACGTCCTTCAATCCGAACGCCGGCAGCAACGGTAGCAATCAGCATCACCCGAAAAGCAATGGCAGCGTGAAAAACAATGGCAGTGGCAAAGCGAACGGTGCCGCTGCGGTGTGCGAGACGGACAAATCGACGGCGACCAGCACCGGCCCTACGAAGCAGCAGTCTGCGACGCCGACTGTCGTCAGCACTGCGGGTTCACCGACGCAGCCCGGAGGCAGCAGCATCGACACACCGGACGGTGGGGGAGCGGGCCGTGGCGGAGGTATGCCGGCGGGTCCAACCAATCCGTCCAACCACAACCATCTCGTGTCTGGCGAGCAGGCGATGGGCGGCGAACCGACGACAGTGTCCTCGGACAGGCAGCAGCACTCGCCGGCAACGTCAccggcaaacagcagcagcaactattGTGATAGCGATGGCCGCCACGGTTCgtaccagcaccagcagcagcgggaggtgaacttcagcagcagccaggACGGTGCCGCCACCGACGGTCCGATCAATATACAGTTTTCGCACGAAACGGAAACGCGCTACATACAGTGCGACAGTCCGACCGATGGCCTTATGCGAAGTGGCGGTGGGGTGGCGGGCACTGGTCCAACGACGACGCCGCCGAGCGGTGGCAAGAAACGCAGCGGCGCCTCCGGCAAGGGTGGCAACAAGGCGGCCCGGCTGAAGAACCTAAGCGGGGGCTCCTCGTCCAGCGTcgatggcggtggcggtggcctCGGCGGCGGCATGGCTTCGTTCATGTCGCGCGACAGCCTGTGCGACCCGTTCACCGACCAGAGCGGCGTGAATTTGCTGCAGTTCTTCAAGGAAACGCTGAACAAAAACTTCAAAGATCGCAACATGCTGATGAAGATCGAGAAGGAGCTGCTGTCGCTCGCGATGGACCGGAGCCGCAGCCAGATGAAGTTTCCGCCCATGTCTTCCTACAACCGGATGCTGATCCACCGGGTCGCGGCGTACTTCGGCATGGAGCACAACGTGGACGCGACGCAGCAGTGCGTGATTGCGGAGGTGACGCCGGCCACCCGCATCCCGGACATACGGTTCAAGAATCTCATCTCGGACAGCTTCTCGGAGGAGCCGCGCAAGTCGATCCTGAAGCGGGACACGCACAGCTTCGACGAGTACCACCGGtttggcggtggcggcggggGAGATGGTGGAGGAGGCGGCGGAGGAGGCGGTGGTGGCAGGGGTGGTGGTAGCGGGTTGCTGCACTGTCCCGACCGGGGCATGCTCGACCGGAAGGCGAAAAGCTTCGAGGAGCGGGACGAAGAGTACGACAAGTCGAAGCGGAGGCTGTTCAAAAACCGTGAG CATGATTCCGAGTCCGATCAGTGGCAGTGGATATCGACCGAtggtgttgctggtggtggcggcggcggcccgaCGCTGATTGACGTCCATGCTGTCCGGCACCAGCAGAAACTGCAGAACAATCGCTTGCTGAAAGTACAATCCGTG TCAATTGAGGGACGATCGGACGAGCGGCCTTGCGTTTCGAAATCGCACAGCTTCGGTGGTTATGGCGGATCGTCGCAGAATGCATCGCTGCTGCGGGGCGATTCGATAACGTCGACCAAAAGTGCCGGTGCCCGGCTGTTCACGAAGCAGGACTCTAACGCCAGCACCAACACGCCCTGGAGGCTGTCCCCGTCGAGCAGTGG TTACAAAACGCAATCGATCCGCTCGGACTCGGTAACACCGTCCCCGACCGGCTACGGCAGCGGCGACCACACACCGGAACCGTGCGTGCCCTCCCCGTCGGCCACGTGCGGCGTGATGTGGGCCGTAACCGATATGGCAAGCGTGCCCAAGGGCAGCGTACTGATTGATCCGCAAACGTTCCAGCCAATCGTAAACCAGGACGG CTCGCTGTACCATTTCGATCCCTCCAATCTGCCTCCGACGGCGACTGGTGGTGGTCCCTGGCCAGCTGCGGGCGGCGCCAAAGTGTCGAAGCGAAAGTTTGAGAAGCAGAAATCGTTCAACAGTAAGAACAatatcaacagcagcagctcgctCGAAAGTTCGATCGACGGTCCGGTGCTTGGGAAGTCGGTTGACTGTGGACTGCAGACGGTGATCCCTGCCGACAATGGGCCGGGGGCCGTCACGACCATTATGACGATGACGGCGTCACCACCAACCACCATCGCGGAGGAGGTGGTCAACGAGCTAGGTTGCTACGAtgcgggtggtggtggcggcaccGGTGGCGGCGGCCTAAAGTTGCTGAGCGTTAAGGATAACCCCGATATGGATG AAAATTCAAGCCTCTGCGAAGAGATCTCACAAACCACAAACGAGCTTGGCGCGCTGAAGTTGCAGAAACATCAAGCCACCAGTCCCATGCTGCAGGCCAGCGAACTGCAGCCAATCGATATGAACGAA ATTCAGTACGGTACTAATCCGAGTGACAGTGGAAGCCTGGTGCATACTGCCAACACTACAACGCTGCTAGACGAGGACCGATCGCTGATCGACGAGGTGGCGGAAACGACCGGCGACGAACCGGACGATCTCGGCGACACGCTGGAGGCGCTCGGTAAAACCGACCCGACcggccacaacaacaacaacaacaacaacaataatccGGCTCTGGGTGCTGCTGTACAATTGTTGCACGTACACGATCCTGTCAGTAGTAGCAGCACGCTAGACGCcgccgacgatgacgacgacgaggacgacgacgaggatcGCAGCGAAACGCCGACCGACGGTGGGCAGGAGGAGGTGGACAAGAAGAACGACATGGTGAAGGTGGCGAACGTGGTCCAAACGGTAGTGCCGCTGACGAGCTACGCGAGTGCCAGCGCTACACCGAACGGTGGTGGAAGTGCGGGCGTCAGTGCATACACCGTCACGTACgacggtggtggtagtggccATCCGGGTACTACTGTGTATGCGACCGGCACTCCGGGCCTGTCCACGACGACATATCAGACTGCG CCGGACGGTGCCATCTACGCGGTACCATCGTCGCTGGTCTACACATATCCCACGGCAATGGATCCGGCCGAAATGTCCGGCGGGTACTTTGTGCCGGTGTACgatccgcagcagcagcagcgcgagGCAAGCCTCTGTTCGACGCCGGGCGCGTCGATCTATTCGGCCCCGGCCGGTGCCGCCTCGACCGTGCTGCATCCGATCGCGTACACGCAGAGTGCGGCAGCGGCCGCAGCGTACACCGGCGCGCCACTGTACCAGAACCCGGTCATGTACTCGTCGGACCAGTTCCCGGCGGCCCAGGCCGCGGCAGCGGCCGCAGCAGCCGGTCAGCTTTCGCAGTATCCCATTAGCTATCCGATCGGTATAGGATACCCGTTCAATG GTGCTACGTACCAAAACTACTGGAATCAGCCAATCACTTACTACGTTCCTCAGACGCCCGTCCCGTCGACGGTTGGTGGTGCGTCCATACTCATGCCGCCGCCGATGCCGCAAACGCCCGGCACCGGGGGCATCATCACGACCACGGCCACCGTACCGACGACCACGCCCGGCACGTCCGGGGCACCGATGGCGGGCAAGCGCAACACGACACCGCCCCAGAACGGTGGGCACGGCCAGTCGCAGGGCGGCGCCACGCACAGTGCCTCGGTAACGCCCGTGCCGATCTCACCATTCGCCACGAATATTCCCGTACCACTGCCCGACACCACGTCGGCGGCGGCGACCGGAGCCCCGATGTACGCCGCCTTCCCGCAGCCCCTGTACCCGAACATGCTTCCATTCGCCAGCCCGATGGCGACCCATCCCCATCCGGCTGCGGCCCCCGCCGGCACACTAGTACCCACTGCCGCATCATTCCATCCGCACCCGGTACCGGCCGGTGCACCGCAGCACCATCCCAGCGCTCACCATACGGCGGCCGGCGCTTCCGGCCCGCACGCCGACTCGTCCACCAGCAGCGGAGGGCTGCACCATCCAGCAGCAcactaccaccatcatcaccagcagcagcatcagcagggGCAACAGGGAGGCAGTGGCCACTATTCCAGCACGAACGGACCGTCGAATGGAGGGGGCAGTGGAGGCGGTGGCggcaacagcagtagcagtagcagcagtagcaacagcagTCACAGCGGTGGCaaccacagcaacaacagtgcCACAAACGCACCCACACCCCAGTCGACGCCGAGCACACCGCTCTCGCTGCCCCTGTCCATGCCGCCCCATCACGGCGGTGTGCCGGCCGGTGCAACGCCCAAAGGTATGCCGCTCTTTCCAACGCCCCCGATCATGCCGAATGTGGCGGGCGGCGGAGGATACACGGGGCATCACCATTACGCTTCGTCGGACGACCGGAAGCCGGGCAACGGGGGAGGCTACAAACCGAGAGGCCAGGCggcagtggcggcggcggccggttCCAACGGGGGGCCGACCGGTGGCAGCTACTTCAACTACAACGCATCGGCCAACGGACGGCAGATGACACCGAATAGCACGGGCGGCGGAGGCAACTATCAGCCGCAGGGAGGCATGAAGGGTGGCTACGCACAGAACAATACAGGGAACAATAACCAAAACCAGAACGGGCCGCTAATACTGGGGCCGCCGCCGTCGGGTAAGCTGAACCGCCACGATGGCTCGGGCCAGCCGAACGCCGTCCCACCGGCGAACGGCAACTCctcgaacaacaacaaaccgcCGCTGATACCGACGCTACCGAGCATGGTGGTGCCGGGGGCGACCGCACCGAACGCTGCCAGTCTGGCGGGCGATAAAGCGCGCCTCAATCGCTCCTCAAAACCGCCCAACCTGGACCTGAAGCGCAgctacaacagcaacagctacGGTGGGGTGAACAGCCGCAACACGCCCAGCACGAACTCGAACGAGAGCAACGGCTCACCGAACAGTATTACGTCTTCTTCCGTGCACGAGCACGGTGCGTCCCAGTCGCACCATCCAATGGTGCCACACCACGCGCACCATCACGTTGGCGGACATGGTGCTGCCGGCAACCATCCAGCGACACCGACGTCTCACCATCACGCGGGTAGCCATCCGGTGGTGTCGGCGGGCGGCGGGCAGCAGCAACCTGCCCAGCAGCACGGTGcactgcaccaccaccatcatccagGGCATCCGGCGGGGCCGCACGGGCAACATCATCCGCatcacggtggtggtggcggccaGTCGATGGCACACGGTGTGCCGCAGCAAGCGCAGCACGGTGGTCCGGGCGGTGGAGGGGGCGCAACACACTATTACCACGCGGGTGCAGGACAGTCGATGGCAcaggctggtggtggtgggcagGTGGGCCACTCTGGCCAATCGTCCTACTACGCGGGCAACGGTCCGTCGCACCGAGGTGGCAGCGTGGGAAGCAACGGGGGCGGTAATGGAGCGACCGGTTCTGGGTCGGGCGGAAATGGAGGTGGCCATGGTGCGGGACATCCGCACGCGATGCCGGCCGCCGCCGTAATGCACAATTCAGCGGttgcagcggcggcggcggctgcggccGCTGTTGAACCGTACCATCAGCAGCTGATCCCGATTAATGCGGCGACCGGGATGTCGTACGTCAAAATCGGACAGGCGTATTAT CCATCGCTAACATTGCCGCAAAGCCGCCGATCGCCTCCTAATGAAATACGTCCAATTGCCGGGGTCTATCCGACGATGAATATGGTGATGCCGG CATCTCGACAATTTACACCACGaccacagcacagcagcagctacagcaATGCCAAGGTGAATAAATCGCTTCGATAA